TACTGGACGAATATCCCGGACAGCTGGAGGGCTTCAGGCTGCAGTCGGGAAATTATACAGGTGAGCTGCAGACTGCCCAGGGGCGGTATGAGCTGAAGCTGGATGGAGCCACCGGGGAGATTATCTCCATCGTGCTGCTGAAGCGTGCAGACCATCCGGCGGTCCGGCCGACAGCCTCCGCTTCTCCCGTGCCGTCCGGCGGAGCTGCCGCAACCCCTTCGCCAGCGCCCCCGCCAACCGCTGCGGGGGTAGTCACCGAGAAGGAGGCGGTCCGGCTCGCGCTCCAGGAGGTCCCGGGGGAAGTGGACGATGTGGATACAGAGATGGATGACTCGGGCGCTTTTTATCTGGTGGAGATTCATACGCCGGACGGACGGGAAGCCGTGGTCCAGGTGAACGCGATCTCGGGCAGCATCATGTCTGTGACCTGGGAAGAGCCGGATGAGGACGATTCTTAGAGAAAATTCATTTTCTCAGCAAATTCTAATGTTCGTCACGCTGTTCTCTCATGTTGGCACGTTATATTTACTACATGAGCAGCACAGATTGAACTTAGGAGGCGGCATACATGAAGAAGAAAATATGGAGCAGCATAGCAGCGGCAGCCTTGCTTCTCGGAGGCGCTTATGGCATCGGCGAGGTGCAGGGCGGCAGTACGGCAGAGGCGGCTGCATCCGTGAAGAGTCAGGGCAAAACGCTAATTGGTGTAGCTAAAGCCGAAGCGGCTGCCTTGAAGGCAGCACCTGGACAAGTGGAAAGCATTGAACTGGAGAAAAAGGCCGGCAGCACGTATTACGAGATCGAAATCCAGCAGACCCGGCAGGAGATTGATGTACGGGTGGATGCTTATACCGGTAAGGTTCTAAGTGTCCGCAAGGATAAAGATTCAGATGATGACCACTATGCGGAAGCAGCGGCCTCTGGGGGGAAGCTGATTACCGCAGGCAGAGCTGCTGAGGTGGCGCTGGCAGCCGTGAAGGGAACCGTCACTGATATTGATCTGGACCGGGACCGGGGAACAGCCGTATATGAGGTTGAAATCAAAAACGGCAGGGTTAGCACAGAAGTAGGAGTCGATGCGTACACCGCCAAAATTGTGTACACGGATGTTGATTCCGACGACGATGACGATTGACAGGTAAAAGAGAGGCAGCCGGTTTGGACGGCTGCCTCTTTTTTAGTATTTCGCTCCCGTATACACATGGACAGCATCCCGCAGGAATGCGGCCATGCCGGGGCGGCGCTGGTCGTAATAAGCGGTGAAGCGCTCATCATCGACATACATCTGGGCGACACCGGCATGGGCTTCCTTGGTGTACGTCTCCCAATAGAAGCTGAGCCACTGGCGGTGCAGGTCGGCGGCCTTCTGCGCCAGCTCGCTTGCCGAGTCGCCATCCTCCATCGCCTGCTCCAGTGATGCGAACATGTCCGCCTCCAGCTGCTGAAGGGCAGCATACTGCTCCTCTGTCATATTGTGCAGCTTGCGGTTCGACTGCTCTACGGCTTCTGCGCCGTATTTCTCCCGGATCTCCTGCCCGTATTTCTCCTCGTTATCCTCAATCAGCTTCTGCTTGAAGCCTGCGAATTTCTCCTGATTGCTCATGGTATTTCTCCCTTCTGTGTGTGCAATGGTCTGCTCGACGTTCGCGATGAGCCGGTCCAGATGCGCTCTGCGCTGAAGCAGCAGGTCATGGTGCTCGCGCAGGGCG
This region of Paenibacillus sp. FSL K6-1096 genomic DNA includes:
- a CDS encoding PepSY domain-containing protein, with the protein product MKKKIWSSIAAAALLLGGAYGIGEVQGGSTAEAAASVKSQGKTLIGVAKAEAAALKAAPGQVESIELEKKAGSTYYEIEIQQTRQEIDVRVDAYTGKVLSVRKDKDSDDDHYAEAAASGGKLITAGRAAEVALAAVKGTVTDIDLDRDRGTAVYEVEIKNGRVSTEVGVDAYTAKIVYTDVDSDDDDD
- a CDS encoding MerR family transcriptional regulator; amino-acid sequence: MEYTVQKLGRLAGISARTLRYYDEFGLLKPARTNSSGYRIYGQAEVDLLQQILFYRELGFSLEAIRDIVHSPSFDGVRALREHHDLLLQRRAHLDRLIANVEQTIAHTEGRNTMSNQEKFAGFKQKLIEDNEEKYGQEIREKYGAEAVEQSNRKLHNMTEEQYAALQQLEADMFASLEQAMEDGDSASELAQKAADLHRQWLSFYWETYTKEAHAGVAQMYVDDERFTAYYDQRRPGMAAFLRDAVHVYTGAKY
- a CDS encoding PepSY domain-containing protein, with translation MTKKQVSKMRKNRSSWYKAGLMAAAGLLLVLAALWWLNRQESKPLLTRAQAEQAILDEYPGQLEGFRLQSGNYTGELQTAQGRYELKLDGATGEIISIVLLKRADHPAVRPTASASPVPSGGAAATPSPAPPPTAAGVVTEKEAVRLALQEVPGEVDDVDTEMDDSGAFYLVEIHTPDGREAVVQVNAISGSIMSVTWEEPDEDDS